In the genome of Phlebotomus papatasi isolate M1 chromosome 2, Ppap_2.1, whole genome shotgun sequence, one region contains:
- the LOC129802993 gene encoding uncharacterized protein LOC129802993, with the protein MFTCIECKIPFDTPEMYINHIKNDHLYLSRYFTLRCTASDCSQEFNELYKLKKHLFTHMKKESRNDSYNVDQIQENVQKRKDQKIMESNDLAQIDNYSETDVNNVMQYQTNHVNVECQLETRTDTPTAPTDSNAVDIKKSLISFSLSLHKNPHMPRKTVVQIQNDITNLITVPINNMLQKFLPVFENHSSIKLDFMNILSILNDPFKSIKTDYKLLRHLNDLDIFQYPNTKVVHVELADIIKNNAPVLDENTVEYSLVDINFQMKKFFESDNIFEYTLKNMRELMSNQSNVSHFVNGELWKEKTKLYGDKIMIPYFLYSDGFELNDPLSSHAGIHSVCGIYYSFPVIPDFLVSKLKNIFVAGFIKHRDLNEYGINKMLRGLVEILVKIEQEGTTITANNTTYHVHFVLGQILGDNLGLNQILGYTTAFNANHFCRMCIRNKSQTQHDCMEYKEWIRTKENYNSHLQIQNTTDTGIVCKSVFNDIPSFHVVENIACDLMHDMYAGVCRYDLAKILNYFIYEKKFFSLDTLNYRKQMFNCGKSEIANVSPPIERHHIQNGKFKMTSAEMKMFMHFILLMIGDLIPENDRVYQFLVTLIKILDIALLPSFTEEKIDELEGLIAKHNREYTKLFCDTLKPKHHNLCHYPRIIRRCGPLKFLWCFRYEAVHQQYKTYARNITSRVNICHTLCIKNNLFFANHLVAQDFFNHKIEFGDGIPTDVTAKPYYEALKGSLSSILNTHKNVCYKGNTYEIGFYCGIQNSRDIFEIIEIFSIDKKCFCICTKWKTTFCNKFQSHEVEKTTENIVIDVDEISTFPLHVYMLNNYKKYIRIKY; encoded by the coding sequence ATGTTTACTTGCATTGAATGTAAAATTCCTTTTGATACACCAGAAATGTATATTAATCATATCAAAAATGATCATTTATATTTATCGCGTTATTTTACCTTAAGATGCACAGCAAGTGACTGTTCTCAAGAATTTAATGAACTTTACAAACTTAAGAAACATTTATTTACACATATGAAAAAAGAATCGCGTAATGACTCTTATAATGTAGAtcaaatacaagaaaatgttCAGAAACGAAAAGATCagaaaattatggaaagtaATGATTTAGCTCAAATTGATAATTATTCAGAAACGGACGTTAATAACGTAATGCAATATCAAACAAATCATGTTAATGTTGAATGTCAATTAGAGACTAGAACTGATACTCCAACCGCTCCAACCGATAGTAATGCTGTAGATATAAAGAAGTCGCTTATTTCTTTCTCCCTGTCTTTGCATAAGAACCCGCATATGCCCCGGAAGACTGTagttcaaattcaaaatgacaTTACAAACTTAATAACAGTACCGATTAATAATatgcttcaaaaatttttacccGTGTTTGAAAATCATAGCAGTATTAAGTTAGATTTTATGAATATTCTGAGTATTTTAAATGATCCGTTTAAATCCATCAAAACAGATTATAAGTTGTTAAGGCATTTGAACGATTTGGATATTTTTCAGTACCCAAATACAAAAGTAGTTCACGTTGAGTTAGCTGACATCATAAAAAATAATGCTCctgttttagatgagaataCTGTGGAATATTCATTAGTAGACATTAACTTCCAaatgaaaaaattttttgagtcagacaatatttttgaatacaCGTTAAAAAATATGCGAGAGTTAATGTCTAATCAAAGTAATGTTTCTCATTTTGTAAACGGTGAATTGTGGAAAGAAAAGACTAAACTTTACGGTGACAAAATAATGATTCCATACTTTTTGTACTCTGATGGATTTGAGTTAAATGATCCCCTAAGCTCACATGCTGGAATTCACTCAGTATGTGGCATTTACTATTCATTCCCAGTTATTCCAGATTTTTTAGtttccaaattaaaaaatatatttgttgctGGATTCATCAAACACAGGGATTTAAATGAATATGGTATAAACAAAATGTTGCGCGGTTTGGTAGAAATACTCGTGAAAATTGAACAAGAAGGCACTACCATAACTGCAAATAACACTACGTATCATGTTCATTTCGTACTCGGCCAGATATTAGGAGATAATCTGGGCTTAAACCAAATTCTTGGGTACACGACGGCATTCAATGCTAACCATTTTTGTCGAATGTGTATCCGAAATAAATCTCAAACTCAACATGATTGTATGGAGTATAAAGAATGGATCAGGACGAAAGAAAACTATAACTCTCATTTACAAATTCAAAATACTACAGACACTGGTATAGTTTGTAAATCAGTCTTTAATGACATTCCATCATTCCATGTTGTAGAAAATATCGCATGTGATCTGATGCACGATATGTATGCTGGTGTTTGCAGATATGATCTTGCCAAGATATTGAACTATTTtatatacgaaaaaaaatttttctctcTGGACACACTGAATTATCGTAAGCAAATGTTCAATTGTGGAAAGAGTGAGATTGCCAACGTAAGTCCACCCATTGAACGGCATCACATACAgaatggaaaatttaaaatgacaagtgctgaaatgaaaatgtttatGCATTTCATATTACTTATGATTGGGGATCTTATACCAGAGAATGATCGAGTATATCAGTTTTTAGTaacattgattaaaattttagataTCGCGTTATTGCCATCATTTACTGAAGAAAAAATTGATGAACTCGAGGGCCTGATTGCCAAGCACAATAGAGAATACACCAAACTTTTTTGCGATACTCTTAAACCCAAACATCATAATCTTTGTCACTATCCGCGTATTATAAGACGTTGCGGTCCTTTAAAGTTTTTATGGTGCTTCAGATACGAAGCTGTGCATCAGCAGTATAAAACATATGCTAGAAACATTACTTCACGGGTTAATATATGTCAtacattatgtattaaaaataatttattctttgCAAATCATTTAGTTGCCCAGGACTTCTTTaatcacaaaattgaatttggagatGGAATACCAACGGATGTTACTGCAAAGCCATATTATGAAGCACTAAAAGGAAGTTtatcttcaattttaaatacTCATAAGAATGTGTGCTACAAGGGAAATACTTACGAAATCGGTTTTTATTGTGGTATCCAAAATAGTAGagatattttcgaaataatagAAATATTCAGTATAgataaaaaatgcttttgtatTTGCACCAAGTGGAAAACTACTTTTTGTAATAAGTTCCAATCTCATGAAGTAGAGAAAACAACAGAAAATATAGTAATTGATGTCGATGAAATTTCCACATTTCCACTTCATGTATATATGTTAAACAACTATAAGAAATACATTAGAATTAAGTACTGA